DNA sequence from the Sphingomonas sp. genome:
CTGGACGCCGCGCAGGCGGCAGTGCAGCAGCGGGTGGCGACCACGACCATCCTCGAGCTCGCCCGCGTCCAGCGCCATGCGGCTCTGTCGCCCACCATCGCGCTGGCCCTGTCGGACCGGCTGGACCGGCTCGGCCGCCAGCTCGCCGGTGCGTCGGGGAGGGGCGTGCAGGCGGAATGGGGCCGGGGGCTGGGCCGCCTGCTCGGCGACTCCGACGCGCTCGCCGCCGCATTGGCCGACCGCAACCGCGTGCCCCAGATTCCGCCCGGCATGCCGATCGGCGGCGCGGACGAGGGCTGGCTGGGGGAATAGCCGAGCCTATCGAACGAGAGTTTACTTTCTCCGGTGCCCAGCTAGTCTTGCGCCGGACAAAGTGGTTGGGGGGGACATAATGAAGCGCAGCCATGTGCCGTTTATCGGCGCAGCCGCTTCTGCGGCGGTTCTGTTATGCAGTCCTTTACAAGCTCATGCGCAGGGCAGAGTCGAAATGACTGATGCCGGTTTCCAGAACAGGATCGATCCGGCGACAATCGATCTGCCAAATCTCGATTTCACGCCCGACCCGGACATCGAAAGCAATTACGACAAATATTATTATTTCCATCGCGCGGATGCGGATTTCGATACCGCTTATATGGATATTCTGGAATGTGACGGCTATGCGCGGGGGTTGACGCACCGCGTGCCCTACCAGCCTGTGCCCTATGCTTATGCGGGAACGATCGGCGGTGCGATCGGCGGCGCCATCGGCAATGCCCTGGCCGACGCCATATACGGATCGGCCGAACGCCGCCGCCAGCGGCGCTACAACATGCGCACCTGCATGGGCTTCAAGGGCTACCGCATCTACGGCCTTTCCAAGCCGCTTTGGGAGGCCTTCAATTTCGAGGAAGGCAACCGCCGGATCGATGAGGGCGAACGGCTGCGGCTCTTGCAGATTCAGGCCAGGGTCGCGTCGGGGCCGACGCCGCGCCAGGGGGAGATCGTCGAATGAGAAGGCTCCTTCCACTGGTCGGCGCAGTGCTGGCCCTGCTGGCCCATGTCCATGTGGCGCAGGCGCGCGACCAGCTCGGGCAGCGCGATCCGGTCGTGATCGATCCGCAGAAGGCCTATATCTTCTTCCGGTCGAATATCCGGGCGGACCTGCGCCTGTTGCGCGAAGTGACGCCGGCGCAGGCCGAAGCGCATGCCGCGGCGCGCGAGACCGCCTTCGCGCGCGCACACGACCGGCAGCAGCGCCGCATCGTGCAATGGGAGCGCCTGCAGAGCAGCTGTCGCGACAATGCGCGGCTCGCCTATTGCGCCGATCCGCGGCCCGATGAGATGATGCGGGACGCATTCGAGGCCAGCTATCCGCCGCCGGAGATGGGCAATTTCGTGGACATCATGGGGGGGCGGCTGTTCGCCCGCGACGGCGACAATCGCGGCTATTTCATGACGCTCGAACCGGGAGTCTACACCATCTACGGCGACATGATCGCAAGCGCCAATGGCGTTATCGGAACCTGCCTGTGCATGGGCAGCGTCACCTTCGAGGCGCGCGCCGGCGAGATCGCCGATCTGGGTGAAATCGGCTATCCCATCGCCGAGGCGATCAGGGCGGGGCGATCATATAATCCGGGCATCAGCAACCTCACGGCGATGTCGCTGACGCCTTATACCGAAAGCATGGCGAGCCCGGACCGGCTGGCTGGACATTCTATCGTGCCGGCGCGGTTCCGGGCGGCGGACAAGATGCCCAATTATTTCGGCATATTGGTCAGCCGCATGACGCCCGTGGCGGGCGTGCTCGGCTATGAACGCGATCGGGTGATCGATGTGGCGTCGGCCGGGACGGAGACGGCGACAAGCGACTGACGCACGATGCCGACGTGCGCCCTCAGGACCGGTAGTTGAAGCTGATGCTGATCCGGTCCCGTTTCGCCGTGCCGGGCACGACCTCGTGGCGCAGCCAGCTTTCCCAGAGGAAGACCGTGCCGGGCGCGGGCGCGGCATAGACGAAGCTCTTGAGGTCCTCCGGCGCGTCCGCCCGGCGCGGCGGGGCGGCCATCAGCATCGGCAGCCGCGGGTCCTCCAGCTTCAGCGCGCCGGCGCCCGGCGGCACCGCGACATAAAGGGTGCCGGAGACGACGCTGTGCGGGTGGATATGGCCGCTATGCGCGCCGCCGGGCTTCAGGACGTTTACCCACAGGCTGTCCAGCTTCAGTCGCCGCCCGCCCAGATCGAAGGCGCAATCTTTCGCGAAGGCGGCGACATGGCGGTTCAGCAGCTTCACCAGATCGCCAAAGCGCGGATCGCGCAGCGGCAGGTCGTTCAGCGAGGCATAGGAAGTGTAGCCGCGATAGCCGTGCGCCCGGCTCCAGCGCTGCCCGGCCTCGTCCTGTTCGGCGAGGTCGCGGCAGGCGCCCTCCAGCTCCGCGACCAAAGCGGGATCGCCCAAAGCGCCTTCGTAGAAACGGGTGGCGAAGAGCGCGCGACCGGCCACGCTCAATCCTCGTCCTGCATCCTGAGCGCCACATCGCTCATGAAACGGGCGTCGTCGCCTTGGGCCAGCCGGGGCACCTCGGCGGCGATGGCGGCGAGGAGGTCGCTGAGCGGCTCGGCCTCCGCCTTGGCGTAATTGCCGAGGACGTGGCCGGTCACCCGGTCCTTGTGGCCGGGATGACCGATGCCGATGCGCACCCGGCGGAAGGCGTTGCCGATATGGGCGTCCAGCGAGCGCAGGCCGTTATGCCCCGCCGTGCCGCCGCCGGTCTTCACCTTCACCTTGAACGGCGCGAGATCGAGCTCGTCGTGGAAGGCGGTGACGTCGCCGACATCCTTCTTGAAGAAATCCATCGCGGCGCGCGCGGCGCGGCCGCTGTCGTTCATATAGGTGGCGGGCTTCAGCAGCAGGATGCGCTGGCCGCCGATCCGGCCCTGCCGGGTCCAGCCGTGAAAGGCCTTCTTCGCCGGCTCGAAATCGTGAATCTCGGCGATGGCGTCGAGCGCCATGAAGCCGACATTGTGCCGGTGCATCGCATATTGCGCGCCGGGATTGCCGAGGCCGACCCAGATCTGCAACGGAACGAAATCCCCCCAATCCTCAACGTCCGGTGCCGAGGCGGGCTGGCCCGGCACCTCGACGGTCCGCAGACCGAAGAGGGAACCGAACCAGGAAATTCGCGACAATTACTCGCCGCCCTCGGAGGCTTCGGCTTCGGACTCGCCGACGGTCGGCACTTCGTCCGCCGCCGGGGCCTCTTCGCCGGCCTCGGCCGCCTCGGCCGCCGCGGCTTCCGCCGCCTCGGACTTGACGCCGGACGGGGCGACGATCGTGGCGATGGTGAAATCGCGGTCGGTGATCGCGCTGGCCGTGCCCTTGGGCAGGGCGACGGCGCTGATGTGGATCGAATCGCCGATATCGGTACCGGCGAGATCGACGATGACGTCTTCCGGAATCTCGGCCGCGTCGCAGACCAGCTCCAGCTCATGGCGCACCGCGTTCAGCACGCCGCCGCGCTTGATGCCCTTGGAAAGCTCGTCGTTGACGAAGCGGATCGGCACCGCGACGGTGACGGTCGCGTGCTCGGAGATGCGCAGGAAATCGACATGCAGCGGCCGGTCGGTGACCGGATGGAACTGGACGTCCTTCGGCAGGGTGCGCACCGGCTTGCCGCCGGCGTCGATCATCACCACCGAATTCATGAAGTGGCCGCCGTGCAGCATCTTCACCAGCCCCTTCTCCTCGACGTGGATCGAGAGGGGGGCTTCATTGTTGCCGTAGACGACGGCGGGGACGCGGCCTTCGCGACGCAGGACACGGGAGGCTCCCTTGCCAGCCCGTTCGCGCGTCTCGGCCGACAGCGTAAGCTGCTCGCTCATTGCATGTCTCCAAGTTGCGGGTTCGAATAAACCCCGCTCACGCCTCCAGGGATGACCATGAACGGGAAGGCGCGGCCTATAGGGGAGGAGAGGGGAAGAGGCAAGGACGGTATTTCCGCCCCGGCAAGATGCCGGGGCGGAAATCAGCGCGCCACGCGCTCGCTGGCGATGCCGCGCGCGGCGAGCATCGTCTGGACGCTGTCATTGCCCGCCAGATGGCCGGCGCCGACCGCCAGGAACACGGTGCCGGGGCGCTGCATCCGCTCCACGATCCAGTCCGTCCAGTTGGCGTTGCGCCGGGTGAAGAGGAGGTCGTGAACGGCGGGATCGTCGGCGCTCATCTGGTTGATCATCTCGACCAGCCGCTCGACGTCGCCGGCCGACCAGGCGGCGAGCATGGGTGCGAGCATCCGCGGCAGCTCGTCCAGATTGTCGAGCGCCTGCTGCAGCATGGCGAGCTGCTGCTCGGGAGGCAGGCTGTCGAACAGCGACAGCTGGAACTCCATCGTCTCCAGCGCCCCGATCGGAATGTTCCGTGCGCGCGCGGCGGCGGTGAGCAGCTTCTCGGTACCCTGCGCGGCATCGATGCCGAGTTGCTGCGCCGCCAGGTTCGCCAGCGTAATCGCCACGAACCAGGGCTTGAACCGTTCGAACGCGGCCGCCGGCGCGCCGGCCGGGGCCAGCGCGCGGGCAAGCGCCGCGTTCTGCTCGGCCGTCAGCCGTTCGGACAAAGGCGGGCCGTCCTGCGTCAGCGCATGGCGCAGGACGATCGGCTGCAATTCGGCCGGATTGTCCGGAATGATCGCCTCGATCACCAGCTCGTCCGACGCATCGAAGGCGGTGCGGATCTCGTCGTTGAACCAGGGCCGCCCGTCGAGCAGGTGGAAGGTGCCGAACAGGTAGATGGTCGTGTCGTCGTCGCGGATCACCCAGAGCGCCGGATCGGCGTCGGGCAGCGGGGCGGCGACGGGCGCCGGGGCGGGCTGCGCCTGGGCGAAGGCCGGCAGCGGGCTGAAGCCGATCAGGCCGGCGGTGAGGGTGGCGAGCAAGCGACGGATCACATCGGACTCCTGCTAAAGGGGCGACGCTATTGCGCGCGGCGCCGGAATGGCAAGCACGACTTCAGTCGATGCGCGCGACGGTGAAGCCGCGCGCTTCCAACATGGCCTGGACCGAATGTTCGCCGGCCAGATGCCCGGCCCCGACCGCGAACAGCACGGTGCCCGGCCGCTCCAGCCGGGCGATCAGCCAATCGGTCCAGGCCGCGTTGCGGCGGGTGAGCAGCGCATCGTAGAGGTCCGGGTTCATCGCCCGCATCTCCTCGGCGATCGATTCGACATCGCCCGAAACCCAGCCGCTCTCGTTGGGATCGAACGCCGCGCCTGCGCCGCTCGCATGGGCATCGACCATCTCCTCCAGCATCTCGCGTTGCGCGGTGAAGGACATGGAGCCGAAGAAGCTCATCTGCTCGCCGACGGTTTCCACCCCGGAAATCGGCTTGCCCCGTTCGCGGAAGGCTGCGGTCAGCGCGTCCTCCGCGCCCGACATGTTGGCCATCGCCTCCTCGATGCTGCCATCCTCCGCGTGCCCGGCGACCAGCTGGGCGACCGAAAGCGTCATCGTCGCGGCCCAGGTCTGCATCTGATCGAGCATCAGCGGCTGCAGGCCGCTGTCCGCGACCATCGCGCGCAGCGCCGCGCGGCGGTTGGGCGACACCCGCCATTCCAGCGGCGCGGTCTTGCCCAGCATCATGGCTTGCAGCGCGGCGGGATCGGGCTGCTCCATTTCGTCGGCGGCGATCTCCAGCACCAGCTCGTCGGCTTCCCCGATCACCCTGTCCAGCGCGGCGGAGCGCCATTGCAGCTCCGGCGGCAGGATATGAACGGTGCCGAACAGGTAGATTTTCGTGTCGCCCCGGCTGAGCAGCCAGATGGCGGGACGCGGCGCACTGGCCGTGGCGGCCGGCGCCGTGACCGCGTTCGCCCGCCCCGCTTCGTCCTGCGCCAGCGCCGGCGCGGCCTGAAAGCACCAGGCGAGGATCAGCGCGAACGCACCCGTCAGCCGCGCCCAGATCGAATCGATACGCATAACCCGCTCCGCCTTCCTTGACCCTTGCTTACCCATGCGCCAAAGCGGCGCCACCTTATTGTTGCACCCGCGAAGGCGAGAGACCGGGCTCCATGGCACTGTCCTTCCAGCAGCTCATCCTGACGCTCCATCACTATTGGAGCGATCGCGGCTGCGTGATCC
Encoded proteins:
- the pth gene encoding aminoacyl-tRNA hydrolase — encoded protein: MQIWVGLGNPGAQYAMHRHNVGFMALDAIAEIHDFEPAKKAFHGWTRQGRIGGQRILLLKPATYMNDSGRAARAAMDFFKKDVGDVTAFHDELDLAPFKVKVKTGGGTAGHNGLRSLDAHIGNAFRRVRIGIGHPGHKDRVTGHVLGNYAKAEAEPLSDLLAAIAAEVPRLAQGDDARFMSDVALRMQDED
- a CDS encoding 50S ribosomal protein L25/general stress protein Ctc; its protein translation is MSEQLTLSAETRERAGKGASRVLRREGRVPAVVYGNNEAPLSIHVEEKGLVKMLHGGHFMNSVVMIDAGGKPVRTLPKDVQFHPVTDRPLHVDFLRISEHATVTVAVPIRFVNDELSKGIKRGGVLNAVRHELELVCDAAEIPEDVIVDLAGTDIGDSIHISAVALPKGTASAITDRDFTIATIVAPSGVKSEAAEAAAAEAAEAGEEAPAADEVPTVGESEAEASEGGE
- a CDS encoding TraB/GumN family protein codes for the protein MIRRLLATLTAGLIGFSPLPAFAQAQPAPAPVAAPLPDADPALWVIRDDDTTIYLFGTFHLLDGRPWFNDEIRTAFDASDELVIEAIIPDNPAELQPIVLRHALTQDGPPLSERLTAEQNAALARALAPAGAPAAAFERFKPWFVAITLANLAAQQLGIDAAQGTEKLLTAAARARNIPIGALETMEFQLSLFDSLPPEQQLAMLQQALDNLDELPRMLAPMLAAWSAGDVERLVEMINQMSADDPAVHDLLFTRRNANWTDWIVERMQRPGTVFLAVGAGHLAGNDSVQTMLAARGIASERVAR
- a CDS encoding TraB/GumN family protein, with translation MRIDSIWARLTGAFALILAWCFQAAPALAQDEAGRANAVTAPAATASAPRPAIWLLSRGDTKIYLFGTVHILPPELQWRSAALDRVIGEADELVLEIAADEMEQPDPAALQAMMLGKTAPLEWRVSPNRRAALRAMVADSGLQPLMLDQMQTWAATMTLSVAQLVAGHAEDGSIEEAMANMSGAEDALTAAFRERGKPISGVETVGEQMSFFGSMSFTAQREMLEEMVDAHASGAGAAFDPNESGWVSGDVESIAEEMRAMNPDLYDALLTRRNAAWTDWLIARLERPGTVLFAVGAGHLAGEHSVQAMLEARGFTVARID